In Oncorhynchus mykiss isolate Arlee chromosome 1, USDA_OmykA_1.1, whole genome shotgun sequence, the following proteins share a genomic window:
- the LOC118966722 gene encoding mucin-2-like: MNEKELLHGLNDRFAGFIEKVRHLEHENELFEREIEEIKLKAQSPASLAQEHEPELMDLRNLVHDISLQKRQIEIEHQNLEEDFLILRDKYEQEARDRSNAENGILVLKKDANDAYLAKLQLDNKAQSLVDEIHFLKNNHEDEISEMVAQIQEAQVTVKAYNFGKPDITEALRDIRVQLEGHATSDIQQAEEGFRVQFAKLTKAAESNREALKATQQEIQENRRHLQGKTIELDCGKGMREALEKQLQELEERHYAELIHYQDTIRQLENELTNAKLDMSGYLRENQDLLNVKMALDVEILSYRKLLEGEESHLYTISDTHISMPCIYRQSPVYTLPCLARQGGPTRRSEPQYKFVEEIISETTRDMEMSEIEEKGSEETVGGEGDKLRQKQGEESDKAERRSGEQVDEHKEKARGKVDVEVDAPEEEGEQEEESKRQQMVTSAEVEVNGDGVSPSEGENGEEGDDEREEEKGGEPDAIKKTEDIDRGENTQSEVKSAEATSEGEKEKLDTTEKLDSEINETLEKDDTPKQGKSQLEVPMNGDISTEPKTSESEDSKTGSIKGEPQVPTEDISKEPKKVSEERKIESPLQEKKEVDLKEESAPTEQQQDSPKESPIKEGKKVDLTDQSAPTLEQKPDQKEHRESDQPQEAESAVTTQEEDLPEPTEKDMESPDNTAELNTSSTKETVEQVKSPDDSGVKTTQDERTVGGKMPDRILSTTSECKEDLVQKIPKKEVGPTEQKVSSKDDSVKIVGSEKVTKDVSMGEEKRKESETSPKPDPTVTPKEETSIKPEPAVTAKEETSPKPELAVTTKEETSPKPEIAVTTKEETSPKPELAVTAKLETSPKPELAFTTKEETSQKPEPGVIPKVDTSPKPISTITPKEETSPKPESAVTPKDDTSPKLDPTVTPKEETTPHPEPTVTPKEETSPKPYPTVTPKEETPPKPFLTVATKEETFPKPELSATAKLETSPKPDLAVTPKEQTSPEPEPAVTPKEETSQKPEPGVIPKVETSPKPELAVTPKVETSPKQSSTITPKKETSPKPEPAVAPKDDTFPKPDPTVTPKEETTPHPEPTVTPKEETSPKPFPTVAPKEETFPKPELSVTAKLETSPKPDLAVTTKEQTSPKADSTITFKEEISPNPEPTITPKEENSPKPELAVTTKEETSPKPEIAVTTKEETSPKPELAVTAKLETSPKPELAFTTKEETSQKPEPGVIPKVDTSPKPISTITPKEETSPKPESAVTPKDDTSPKLDPTVTPKEETTPHPEPTVTPKEETSPKPYPTVTPKEETPPKPFLTVATKEETFPKPELSATAKLETSPKPDLAVTPKEQTSPEPEPAVTPKEETSQKPEPGVIPKVETSPKPELAVTPKVETSPKQSSTITPKKETSPKPEPAVAPKDDTFPKPDPTVTPKEETTPHPEPTVTPKEETSPKPFPTVAPKEETFPKPELSVTAKLETSPKPDLAVTTKEQTSPKADSTITFKEEISPNPEPTITPKEENSPKPELAVTPKNITFLNPEPSVTPKEETTSQPGPTVTPKEETPPKPYPTINPKEETSIKPEPAVTPKEEASPKSDLTITPKEETSPKPDLAVTPKVETSPKPELAVTAKVETSPKPVLAVTPKDEISPKPEPAVTPKNETFTNPDPTVTPKEETSPKPEPAVTPKVETSPKPEPAVTAKVETSPKPAVTTNVEISLKPEHTVTPKEETTPQPEPTVTPKEETSPKPYPTVSTKEETSPQQEPTVTPKEETSPKPYPTVTTKEETSPKPFPTIAPKEETSPKPERAVTTKVETSPKPELAVTTREETSPKPEPAVTAKEETSTKSSLAVTIKEQTSPKADSTITFKEETSPNPEPTITPKKETSQIPEPAVAPKDDTFPKPDPTVNPKEETSIKPEPAVTPKEEASPKPDSTITPKEETSPKPDLAVTPKVETSPKPEPAVTAKVETSPKPVLAVTPKDEISPKPELAVTPKEESSPKPETTVTPKEETSPKPYPTVTAKEETSPQQEPTVTPKEETSPKPYPTVTTKEETSPKPFHTIAPKEETSPKPHPTVTTKEETSPKPFPTVAPKEETSPKPERAVTTKVETSPKPELAVTTREETSPKPEPAVTAKEETSTKSSLAVTAKVETSPKTVIAVTHIEESSPKLEPAVTPKEETSPKPEPAVTPKVETFPKPDPTITPKEEISPKPDSTLTPELTTTPKPYSTLTPESTTTPKPDSTLTPETTTTPTEESEMMGSGDKAKTITPPEEQMPAVAESKDSHRGAPESNTIQEKPEESPRATAEATGDALDSPSGSRASADSTVSHASAGSTWSRASAGSSGSRASSEVTGLLLVLGTVPLVGVLLLEPRFREGTVLVIFLMSRC; encoded by the exons ATGAATGAGAAAGAACTGCTCCATGGGCTGAACGACCGTTTCGCCGGATTCATAGAGAAGGTGCGTCATTTGGAGCATGAAAATGAATTGTTTGAGAGGGAAATCGAGGAAATCAAACTAAAGGCACAGTCCCCTGCGTCTCTGGCCCAGGAGCACGAGCCGGAGCTTATGGACCTGAGGAACCTAGTTCATGACATCTCCCTTCAGAAGCGTCAGATCGAGATAGAGCATCAGAACCTGGAGGAAGATTTCCTCATCTTGAGAGACAAGTATGAGCAGGAGGCACGTGACCGCTCGAACGCAGAGAACGGTATCCTTGTGCTGAAAAAGGACGCCAACGATGCATACCTTGCCAAACTTCAGTTGGACAACAAAGCGCAGTCTTTGGTGGACGAGATCCACTTCCTGAAGAACAACCATGAGGACGAGATATCAGAAATGGTGGCCCAGATCCAAGAGGCTCAAGTAACGGTCAAGGCATACAACTTTGGCAAACCTGACATCACAGAGGCTCTCCGGGACATCCGTGTGCAGTTAGAAGGTCACGCCACTTCCGACATTCAGCAGGCCGAGGAGGGCTTCCGTGTCCAGTTCGCAAAGTTAACCAAAGCGGCAGAAAGTAACAGGGAGGCGTTGAAGGCAACCCAACAGGAGATCCAGGAGAATAGAAGGCACCTGCAGGGGAAGACAATTGAACTGGACTGTGGTAAAGGAATGAGAGAGGCCCTGGAAAAACAACTACAAGAGCTGGAGGAGCGTCACTATGCAGAATTGATTCATTACCAG GACACTATCAGGCAGCTGGAGAATGAGCTGACCAATGCTAAACTAGACATGTCTGGCTACCTGAGAGAGAACCAGGACCTGCTGAATGTCAAAATGGCTTTGGATGTGGAGATTCTCTCTTACAG GAAACTCCTGGAGGGTGAGGAGTCCCATCTGTACACCATCTCTGACACCCACATCTCCATGCCCTGCATCTACCGCCAGTCCCCCGTCTACACCCTGCCTTGCCTGGCCCGGCAGGGAGGGCCCACACGCAGGTCTGAACCCCAGTACAAGTTTGTTGAGGAGATCATCTCTGAGACCACCAGAGACATGGAGATGTCCGAGATTGAGGAGAAAGGCTCCGAGGAGACGgtcgggggagagggagacaagttgAGACAGAAGCAGGGAGAAGAGAGTGACAAAGCTGAGAGGAGAAGTGGGGAACAGGTGGATGAGCATAAAGAGAAAGCTAGAGGTAAAGTGGATGTTGAAGTGGACGCCCCGGAGGAAGAGGGTGAACAGGAGGAAGAGTCTAAGAGACAGCAGATGGTCACATCAGCAGAGGTCGAGGTAAATGGAGATGGAGTTAGCCCTAGTGAGGGAGaaaatggagaggagggagatgatgaaagagaggaggaaaaggggggtgAGCCAGATGCAATCAAAAAGACAGAGGACATTGACAGAGGTGAAAATACACAAAGTGAAGTCAAATCAGCTGAGGCCAccagtgagggagagaaggaaaaacTGGACACAACAGAGAAGCTAGACAGCGAGATAAACGAGACATTAGAAAAAGATGACACCCCAAAACAAGGCAAATCCCAACTAGAGGTTCCCATGAATGGTGACATCTCAACAGAACCCAAAACGTCAGAGTCAGAGGATAGCAAAACAGGTTCAATAAAGGGTGAACCACAGGTCCCCACAGAGGACATCTCCAAAGAACCCAAAAAGGTGTCAgaggagagaaaaatagaaagcCCTTTACAAGAGAAAAAAGAGGTAGATCTGAAAGAGGAGAGTGCCCCAACAGAGCAACAACAAGATAGCCCAAAAGAAAGTCCCATCAAAGAGGGGAAAAAGGTAGATCTGACAGACCAGAGTGCCCCAACACTGGAGCAGAAACCTGATCAGAAGGAGCACAGAGAGTCAGACCAACCTCAAGAGGCAGAGAGTGCTGTGACAACACAAGAAGAGGATCTCCCTGAGCCCACAGAGAAGGACATGGAATCCCCTGATAACACTGCAGAGCTCAACACCAGTTCAACCAAGGAGACAGTGGAGCAGGTGAAGTCACCTGATGATTCTGGTGTAAAAACGACACAAGATGAGAGAACAGTAGGAGGTAAAATGCCAGACAGAATTCTCAGCACAACAAGTGAGTGTAAGGAAGACCTTGTGCAAAAGATTCCTAAAAAGGAGGTGGGTCCGACAGAGCAAAAAGTGAGCAGCAAGGATGATAGTGTAAAAATTGTTGGCAGTGAAAAGGTCACAAAAGATGTCTCAATGGGTGAGGAAAAAAGGAAAGAATCTGAGACATCCCCCAAACCCGACCCAACTGTCACCCCTAAAGAAGAAACTTCCATTAAACCAGAACCAGCAGTCACTGCAAAAGAAGAAACGTCCCCAAAACCAGAACTAGCAGTCACCACTAAAGAAGAAACTTCCCCAAAACCAGAAATAGCAGTCACCACTAAAGAAGAAACGTCCCCAAAACCAGAACTAGCAGTCACGGCTAAATTAGAAACTTCCCCAAAACCAGAACTAGCATTCACCACTAAAGAAGAAACGTCCCAAAAACCAGAACCAGGAGTCATCCCAAAGGTAGATACTTCCCCAAAACCAATCTCAACCATCACCCCTAAAGAAGAAACGTCCCCAAAACCAGAATCAGCAGTCACCCCTAAAGATGACACATCCCCTAAACTGGACCCCACTGTCACTCCTAAAGAAGAAACAACACCGCATCCAGAGCCAACTGTCACCCCTAAAGAGGAGACATCTCCTAAACCATACCCCACTGTCACCCCTAAAGAGGAAACACCCCCAAAACCATTCCTGACAGTCGCCACTAAAGAGGAGACATTCCCTAAACCAGAACTATCAGCCACCGCTAAATTAGAAACTTCCCCAAAACCAGATCTAGCAGTCACCCCTAAAGAACAAACTTCCCCAGAGCCAGAACCAGCAGTCACCCCTAAAGAAGAAACGTCCCAAAAACCAGAACCAGGAGTCATCCCAAAAGTAGAAACTTCACCCAAACCAGAACTAGCAGTTACCCCTAAAGTAGAAACGTCCCCAAAACAAAGCTCAACCATCACCcctaaaaaagaaacgtccccaaAACCAGAACCAGCAGTCGCCCCTAAAGATGACACATTCCCTAAACCGGACCCCACTGTCACTCCTAAAGAAGAAACAACCCCGCATCCAGAGCCAACTGTCACCCCTAAAGAGGAGACATCCCCAAAACCATTCCCGACAGTCGCACCTAAAGAGGAGACATTCCCTAAACCAGAACTATCAGTCACCGCTAAATTAGAAACTTCCCCAAAACCAGATCTAGCAGTCACCACTAAAGAACAAACTTCCCCAAAAGCAGACTCAACCATCACCTTTAAAGAAGAAATTTCCCCAAATCCAGAACCAACAATCACCCCTAAAGAAGAAAATTCCCCAAAACCAGAACTAGCAGTCACCACTAAAGAAGAAACTTCCCCAAAACCAGAAATAGCAGTCACCACTAAAGAAGAAACGTCCCCAAAACCAGAACTAGCAGTCACGGCTAAATTAGAAACTTCCCCAAAACCAGAACTAGCATTCACCACTAAAGAAGAAACGTCCCAAAAACCAGAACCAGGAGTCATCCCAAAGGTAGATACTTCCCCAAAACCAATCTCAACCATCACCCCTAAAGAAGAAACGTCCCCAAAACCAGAATCAGCAGTCACCCCTAAAGATGACACATCCCCTAAACTGGACCCCACTGTCACTCCTAAAGAAGAAACAACACCGCATCCAGAGCCAACTGTCACCCCTAAAGAGGAGACATCTCCTAAACCATACCCCACTGTCACCCCTAAAGAGGAAACACCCCCAAAACCATTCCTGACAGTCGCCACTAAAGAGGAGACATTCCCTAAACCAGAACTATCAGCCACCGCTAAATTAGAAACTTCCCCAAAACCAGATCTAGCAGTCACCCCTAAAGAACAAACTTCCCCAGAGCCAGAACCAGCAGTCACCCCTAAAGAAGAAACGTCCCAAAAACCAGAACCAGGAGTCATCCCAAAAGTAGAAACTTCACCCAAACCAGAACTAGCAGTTACCCCTAAAGTAGAAACGTCCCCAAAACAAAGCTCAACCATCACCcctaaaaaagaaacgtccccaaAACCAGAACCAGCAGTCGCCCCTAAAGATGACACATTCCCTAAACCGGACCCCACTGTCACTCCTAAAGAAGAAACAACCCCGCATCCAGAGCCAACTGTCACCCCTAAAGAGGAGACATCCCCAAAACCATTCCCGACAGTCGCACCTAAAGAGGAGACATTCCCTAAACCAGAACTATCAGTCACCGCTAAATTAGAAACTTCCCCAAAACCAGATCTAGCAGTCACCACTAAAGAACAAACTTCCCCAAAAGCAGACTCAACCATCACCTTTAAAGAAGAAATTTCCCCAAATCCAGAACCAACAATCACCCCTAAAGAAGAAAATTCCCCAAAACCAGAACTAGCAGTCACCCCTAAAAATATAACATTCCTTAACCCTGAGCCCAGTGTCACTCCTAAAGAAGAAACAACCTCTCAACCAGGGCCAACTGTCACTCCTAAAGAGGAGACACCCCCTAAACCGTACCCCACTATCAACCCTAAAGAAGAAACTTCCATTAAACCAGAACCAGCAGTCACCCCTAAAGAAGAAGCTTCCCCAAAATCAGATTTAACCATCACCCCTAAAGAAGAAACTTCCCCAAAACCAGATCTAGCAGTCACCCCTAAAGTAGAAACTTCACCAAAACCCGAACTAGCAGTCACGGCTAAAGTAGAAACTTCCCCAAAACCAGTACTAGCAGTCACACCTAAAGATGAAATTTCCCCAAAACCAGAACCAGCAGTCACCCCTAAAAATGAAACATTCACTAACCCAGACCCCACTGTCACTCCTAAAGAAGAAACTTCCCCAAAACCAGAACCAGCAGTCACCCCTAAAGTAGAAACTTCCCCAAAACCAGAACCAGCAGTCACCGCTAAAGTAGAAACTTCTCCAAAGCCAGCAGTCACCACTAATGTAGAAATTTCCCTAAAACCAGAGCACACTGTCACTCCTAAAGAAGAAACAACCCCGCAACCAGAGCCAACTGTCACTCCTAAAGAGGAGACTTCCCCTAAACCGTACCCCACTGTATCCACTAAAGAAGAAACATCCCCGCAACAGGAACCAACAGTCACCCCTAAAGAGGAGACATCCCCTAAACCATATCCCACTGTCACCACTAAAGAAGAAACATCCCCTAAACCGTTCCCCACTATTGCCCCTAAAGAGGAGACATCCCCTAAACCAGAACGAGCAGTCACCACTAAAGTAGAAACTTCCCCAAAACCAGAACTAGCAGTCACAACCAGAGAAGAAACTTCCCCAAAGCCAGAACCAGCAGTCACCGCTAAAGAAGAAACTTCCACAAAATCATCTCTAGCAGTCACCATTAAAGAACAAACTTCCCCAAAAGCAGACTCAACCATCACCTTTAAAGAAGAAacatccccaaatccagaaccaaccatcacccctaaaaaagaaacgtcccaaATACCAGAACCAGCAGTCGCCCCTAAAGATGACACATTCCCTAAACCGGACCCCACTGTCAACCCTAAAGAAGAAACTTCCATTAAACCAGAACCAGCAGTCACCCCTAAAGAAGAAGCTTCCCCAAAACCAGATTCAACCATCACCCCTAAAGAAGAAACTTCCCCAAAACCAGATCTAGCAGTCACCCCTAAAGTAGAAACTTCCCCAAAACCAGAACCTGCAGTCACAGCTAAAGTAGAAACTTCCCCAAAACCAGTACTAGCAGTCACACCTAAAGATGAAATTTCCCCAAAACCAGAACTAGCAGTCACCCCTAAAGAAGAATCTTCCCCAAAACCAGAAACAACTGTCACTCCTAAAGAGGAGACATCCCCTAAACCGTACCCCACTGTCACCGCTAAAGAAGAAACATCCCCGCAACAGGAACCAACAGTCACCCCTAAAGAGGAGACATCCCCTAAACCATATCCCACTGTCACCACTAAAGAAGAAACATCCCCTAAACCGTTCCACACTATTGCCCCTAAAGAGGAGACATCCCCTAAACCGCATCCCACTGTCACCACTAAAGAAGAAACATCCCCAAAACCGTTCCCCACTGTTGCCCCTAAAGAGGAGACATCTCCTAAACCAGAACGAGCAGTCACCACTAAAGTAGAAACTTCCCCAAAACCAGAACTAGCAGTCACAACCAGAGAAGAAACTTCCCCAAAGCCAGAACCAGCAGTCACCGCTAAAGAAGAAACTTCCACAAAATCATCTCTAGCAGTCACCGCTAAAGTAGAAACTTCCCCAAAAACAGTAATAGCAGTCACACATATAGAAGAAAGTTCCCCAAAACTAGAACCAGCAGTCACCCCTAAAGAAGAAACTTCCCCAAAACCAGAACCAGCAGTCACCCCTAAAGTAGAAACTTTCCCAAAACCAGACCCAACCATCACCCCTAAAGAGGAAATATCCCCTAAACCAGACTCAACTCTCACCCCAGAATTAACGACCACCCCTAAACCATACTCAACCCTCACCCCAGAATCAACAACCACCCCTAAACCAGACTCAACCCTCACCCCAGAAACAACGACCACCCCTACAGAAGAGAGTGAAATGATGGGCAGTGGTGACAAAGCTAAGACAATCACACCACCAGAGGAACAGATGCCTGCAGTTGCAGAGAGCAAGGACTCACACAGGGGGGCACCAGAAAGCAACACAATTCAAGAGAAACCAGAGGAAA GTCCAAGGGCCACTGCCGAAGCTACCGGGGATGCCTTAGACAGTCCGTCAGGCTCCCGCGCCTCAGCCGATTCGACTGtttcccatgcctcagccggctcgactTGGTCCCGCGCTTCAGCTGGCTCTTCAGGTTCCCGTGCCTCATCAGAGGTGACCGGCCTGCTCCTGGTACTCGGGACCGTTCCTCTGGTCGGCGTCCTGCTTCTTGAGCCCCGCTtcagggagggg ACAGTATTAGTTATCTTCCTCATGTCCAGATGCTAa